The nucleotide window AGGCCGCCGTCGGCGAGGGGATCGCCGCGAGCGACGTCGACCGCGACGATGTCGTCGTCGCCACGAAGGTCCACCCCGAGAACCTCGCGCCCGGCGACGTCCGCGAGACGGCCCGCGAGAGCCTCGACCGGCTCGGACTCGACCGCGTCGACCTCCTGTACGTCCACTGGCCGATCCGGGCGTACGACACGGAGGCGACGCTGCCGGCCTTCGACGACCTCCGCGACGCGGGAGTCACGGACCACGTCGGCGTCTCGAACTTCACCCCCGACCTCCTGCGGGAGGCCGACGAGACCCTCGACGCGCCGATCGCGGCCCATCAGGTCGAGTGTCACCCGCGCTTTCAACAGCGGGAACTGCGCGCCCTCGCCGACGAGTTCGACCACCGGCTCGTCGGCTACTCCCCGCTCGGGCGCGGTGAGACCCTCGACGATCCGGAGGTCGCCGCGATCGCGGAGCGAAACGACTGCTCGCCGGCCGTCGTCGCGCTCGCGTGGGCGTTCGACCGCGGGATCGTCCCCATCCCGAAGGCCCGCGGCGACCACGTGCGGGAGAATCTGCGCGCGGTCGACGTCGACCTCCCGGAGGCCGCCCTCGACGCCGTCGACGCGCTCGACCCCGGCGACCGGCAGATCGACCCCGACGACGCGGCGTGGAATCGGTGAGGTGACGGCGCGAAGCAGTCGATCGAACCCCGGAACCGGGGCGACCAGTCGACGCGCTCAGACGGCGTCGAGCCGCGCTTGTAGCTCCCTGTCCGCCCGCTCGACCAACTCGTCGACCGGCTCGTCGAGGTACGTCGCCCACTGGTCGACGAAGCCCGAACGCCCGAGCATCCTGACCGCCTCGTAGACGGGCCGCCGGCGCTCGAATCCCGCCGGAAGCCCGCCGGCGCGCTCGCGGTACCCCTCTCGGAGGGCCGCCGCGAACCGGTCCGGCCCGGTCGAGTCGAACCCGTTGAGAAGCTGGTCCTCCGCGCGCACCAGGTCCCGCGCCGGGTCGCCGACGTGGGACAGCTCCCAGTCGATCGGTGAGACGCCCGTCCCGCCGACGCCGACTGCGCCATCGTCGCCGGTCGCGTCGCTCCCGTCGGCCGTCACGAAGAGGTTCGGCTTCGCGACGTCGCCGTGGAGCAGCGCCGCCGGCGCGCCGTCGAGCAGGTCGCGGTTCGCGCGGACGCAGTCGGTGACCGCGTCGTAGTGGTCGGCGAGGCGTTCGGAGGTACCGATCTCGCGGGTCCTCTCGATCGTCGCGAGGAGGACATCCGTCCACGGGGCGAACTCGACCGAGAGTCCGGTCGGCGGATCGCGACCCCCGGCCGCGTCGCTTGCGGCCGCGTCGCCCTTAGCCACTTCGCCCTCAGCCACCTCGCCCGCTGCCGCCGTTCCGGTTCCCGTTCCCGCTCCCACGATCTCGCCGTGCCGGGCGAACCGATCGGCGTGGAGCGCGGCGAGCGCGCTCCCGACGCGGCGGAGGAGGCGTTCGCGCTCGTCGTCGATCGCGGCCTCGTAGACGCCCAGAAGCTCTCTGCCGCGCGCCGGTGCGGTCGCGAGGTACGCCGGGTCGCCGTCGGGATCGGCTGCCAGCACCTCGGGAACCGGGATCGGGCTGTGCGCGTCGACGTAGCGGAGGACGGCGCGTTCGCGGGCGATGCGGCGACTCTCGTCTACGAGCGCGACCTTGAGGAACGCCCGGCCGCCGTCCGCGAAGGTCACGCCGACCGTCTCGTTCGCGCCGTTCCACGAGGGACCGACGCCGGTCAGCCGGTCCGGGATCCGGTCCGGGAACGCCGCAGAGAGGGCCCGCGATATCGGCTCCGATCCGACGGCATCCATGCCCTTCTGTCCGGCTCGATCGATGTTAAGATTGCTGTCATCGATTCTCTCGTGTCACGTGAAACCCCGCGACACGCGTCGATTCTTCGGATTGGGATTTTCACCGACACCCTCATACGTGTCGGTGAACCAGAAACAGTCCAGTGAACGACGGGTCATCTGACGGACGTATCGGGTTCGAAGTCGACGGGCGGACGCTGGGCGTCCGCGACGTCATCGAGGGGACGCGGCTCGACCTGCTGGCGGACCACGAGCCGGAGCTCTCGCCGGCGATGCCGGAACTGTTTCCGCTTCCGGTCGATCGGGCCGTCAGCTTCGAGGCGAAGTCGATCTCGGTCGCGGAGTACTCGACGGTCAACGTCCGGCGCGCGAACGGCGACTTCCTCGCGCAGCTCGACGAGTCCGCGGAGTTCCCGCGCGGCGACTACTGCGTCGAGATCAGCGGCGTGACGAAGGTCCTCCTGCGAGTCGAGGACGCGGAGATAACGGCGACCGGAATGGGCGGGCCGGAGCCCGTCGAACTCACCTTCGACCGGCCGACGACGGTGACGGTCGGCGGACGGTCGTTCCACACGCGACCGGAGGCCACGGTCACGGTCCCGGACGACCCGGCCGCGTTGACGGAGGCGGTATCGGTGCTCGGGTCGTCGATACAGGAGTTCTCGCCGGAGCGGTCGTGGCCGACGCTCCGGAGATACCCGCCGCGGATCGAGCGGGGTGATGAACTCGACATCCCTAGCCCGCTGACCGTTCCGGACACGGGCGTCGAGGTCGTGGTTCGGCCGACGTACGCCGACGTGTACCGGCTCTCGACGCTGTCGTACTACCTCGGCGCGCGGATGACCGTCGGGGACGCGCCGGCGATCCGGCTCGACAACGGCTACGAGGAGCGGCTTCCCGCGGAGGGACGCGCGCTCGAACGCCGGGTCGAGGAGCTGTTCCGGACGTGGTTCTTCCTCGACACGCTCGCGCGGACTGAGGGGTACGTCCCGTCGGACCGGTACGAGTACGAGCAGGTCGGCGCGGAGCTCCCCTTCTACCCGCCGAACCTCGCGGACAGTTCGATGAGCGAGCACCTCATGGAGTACTTGGAGGTGGATCCCGAGACCGTCGCGCCGTACGCGCCTGCGTGGTCGACCGAGGCAGTCCTGCGGCCGGCACCCGAGGCGGCCGAGCTGCTCCCGCACCTCGCGCACGTCCTCGCGCCGGTGCGGGTCCGCGGAGCGGCCGAGCCGTCCGCTCCCGACGCTCCCATTGCGCTCGCGAGGTCACAGCGGATCGACCTCGAATCGCCGACGCCGAAGCCGAAGAGCGATCCGGTGCCGACCCCCGACGCGGATCCGATTCCTCCGGGGGCGTCCGTACTCACGCCGGTTTCGTACGAGAACTATTTACGCCGCAGTGTGTCCTCCCACGGAGACCTCTGCGCGGTCTTCCTCTTTAACTCCGACGAGCGGGCAGAGGCGTTCAGAAACGCCTACACCGACCCCGAGACACCAGACGGAATCGAGAAGTGGAGGGTCTTATCTGCTCCAAGTTCCGACGCCGTTTCTGACGTTTTCTCCGATTCCTCGACGGATATCGTCTACTGCGGTCTCCCGATCGATGACGGTGCGGTCGTCTCGGGGGACGGTCGTGTCGAAATCAGCTCGCTCGGCGCGTCGAACGAGCCGAACTCTCCGGCCGTCGTAGTCCTCGAAGGAACGAGAGATGTCAAGACTGGCCTCGGCTTAATCAACGCAGGCGCTCTCGGAACGGTGCTGTTCGACGGCAACCTTCCTTCGGAGTCCGTTCGACAGTTGATCGGGCTGCTGTCGGCAGGCGGTTCCATTTCCGTCGCGACGGCACTCGCGATTCGTGATGAAGGCACACAGGCACGATTCATTGGTGATCCGGGGACGCTCGCCTCGAAGAACCGCGGATTTCCGTTACAGCTTCTTTCGCTTCGTTCCCTCGATACGAATTCGTTGGCGGTCGATCGGTGGTCGTTTACTTCCATCAAAGCGATGCTCGGAATGGAGTGTTCGACGATTGTTGACTCCCTTGACAGACGGAGACGACTCGCTGGAACCCGTCACAGAGAGCCAGAGCCGATTGCTGTTTCCGACGCTCTGAACATACACTCCGGAAGCGAAGTTCAAATCTGTCTCAACGGTGATCTCGTCCTCAAAAGCGACGACCTCACCGCCGAAGACATCGAGGAATCCGCGACAAAGGCGCTCTCGGAGGTATCCGAGACCGAGTCGCACGCCGACTCGCAGTGTCGGAATTGAGCCGCGGAGCGCCGCCGGCGCGACCGACGCCCCTCGCCCGCCGACATGTTTTATTTCCCCGACGACGAACCGCCGCGTATGCCTCAGGTCCACCTCGACGAGGAGACGGTCGAGCGGCTCGACGCGCTCCGCGTCGACGACGAGGAGTACGACGAGATCGTCAGCGAACTCATCGGCATCTACGAGGCGGAGGAGCTCGCGCTGTTCCGCGGCAGCGACATCGAGTGACAGAACGCGTCCTCGGGTCGGCCGAGCGCCGGTCGCGGCCTCACTCCTGATATGCGACGCGGACCTGCTCCCACTTGCCGACCTCCTCTAGGTGTGCCTGTAGCTCGTCGGCGTACTCCTGTACGAGCCGCTCTGCGGCCTCCAGTTCCTCGTCCGAGGCCCCGCCGCTCCCGCCGCCCCCGCCGAGACCGAGCGCGCCCTTGATCGAGTCGACGAGGCCGCCGCCCGAATTGCCGCCCTCCGCGCCGCCGGGAGCGCCGCCCATCCCCGCCATCTGCGACCGGAGGTTCTCCAGTTCGGGCATGATTGCGGGGAGACTCGACGTGTCCGCCACGACGCGAGCGCTCTCCGGGTCGTCGGCGTTCTCGATCTCGAAGTCGGTCGCGGTCATGATCAGTCCCCACTCCTGACTGGAGAAGCGCGACGCCGCGACGCGCTCGTTGAACTGGTTGTCGACGGTCATCCGCTCGCCGACGATGGCGTCGGTCCACTCGCTCATGCGCCTCCGTTCGACGCTCGCGGTGAAAAGTCCGTCCCCCCGCTTCGACCCGTCGCCGCTGGTCGGTTCCCGTGCCGGGAGAGGACGCGGAGGAGTTTAGATGCCGGACGCCCTCCGATCGGACATGAGAGACAGCAGCCGTCGGGCCCTCCTCGCCGCCGCGGGAACCGCGGGCGCGACCGCCCTCGCGGGCTGTGCCGGTGCGGTCCTCCCCGGCTCGGGAGGCGACGCCGCCGGTGAGTCGGCCGACGAGCGGGTCGACCGGACCGGCGAGGCGACCGTCGAAGTCGCCGTCGGCGCGGACGGCGGGTTCGCGTACGCGCCGGCGCACGTCCGGGTCGACGCCGGAACGACCGTCAGGTGGGAGTGGACCGGGGAGGGCGGCGGCCACAACGTGTACGCGGTCGACGGGTCGTTCGAGTCCGAACTCGTCGCCGAGGAGGGGTACACCTACGAACGCGAGTTCGAGGCGTCGGGAACGCACGAGTACGTCTGTACGCCCCACCAGACCCGCGGCATGCGCGGCAGCGTCGAGGTCGTCTCGGCGAGCGACGACTGAATCCGGATCCCGGCCCTCCCGATCGGTCGTTCAATCGATATCGTGAGTGTCGACCGCGACCGCTACGAACGCCGCAGTTCGTCGAACGCGTCGCCCGCGAGCCCCGGCCCGGACGGGACCGGCATCCGCCCGTCTGCGACGGGGCAGGGGTCGGGCGCTAAGTCCTCGTCGAGCAGCGATCCGGTCGCGAGTCCGCAGGGCGACACGTCGGGGATCGCGGCCGCGACGTGGACGGCGGCGGTCCGCGCAACCACCGCGTCGATCGTGGTGGTGACGACCGGCTCGACCCCGGCCGACCGCGCCCGGAGCGCGGCCGCGAGCGCCCGGTCCGGCCCGCCGAGCGCCATCGGCTTGAGGACCGCCACGTCGGCGGCGTCGGCCTCCAGAACGGCGTCGACCCCGTGAGCCGCGACCGACTCGTCGACCGCGATCGGGACCCTCGAACTCGGATCATCCTCGCGAAGCGCTGCCAGCCCTTCGAGGTCGTCCGCCGGGAGCGGCTGCTCAACGTACGCGAGGTCGAACGCGGCCAGCGCGTCGAGCGCGCGGCGCGCCGTCGTTCGGTCCCACGCTCCGTTCGCGTCGACACGGAGCGCGACGCCGTTGCCGACCGCCTCGCGGACGGCGCGGACGCGCTCGACGTCGGCGTCGACGCTACGGACGCCGACCTTCAGTTTGAGACAGTCGAACCCCTCCTCGACCGCCCGCCTCGCCTCGCCAGCGGTCTCGGTCGGGTCGCCGTCGCCCACGGTCGCGTTCACCGGGACGGCGTCGGCGGGCGTCGCGTCGAGGTCGGCCTCGGCCGCGAGCCGGTCCGCGAGTCGGTCTCCCGAGCCGCGGGCCGCGGCGTCGGCGAGCGCGAGGGAGACGCCGTGTCGGGCGGCCGGCGTCGCCTCGGCGTCGAGGGCGTCGACGCGCTCGTGGGCGAGGGCGTCAAGAGAGTCGCCCGCTGCCCCGTCGCCGTCGGAGTCCGACAGCCGGTTCAGCGCCGCCGCACACGTCTCGCGCGACTCGGTCCAGCCCGGGAGCGGGGTCGCTTCACCGACGCCGACCGCGGTCGCCTCGTCGCGCTCGCGTTCGACCGCGACCACGAATCCGTCTCGGCTGCGGATATCGCCGTGAGCGGTGCCGAGCGGGCGGGTCAGGTTAAGTTCGAACGGGCGGTGCCGGACCGTGAGAGACGCGTTCCCGCGGCGGGGTCGGTCGTCGGTCACACCGCCAGCCCGACCGCGAACGCGACGGCGTACGCCGCGAGCAGTTTGCCGGTCGATTCGAGCGCGGGGTTGAGCGCCTCGCCGCTGGTCTCGGTCAGCACCGTCCGCGCGACGGCCGCCGCCAGCGGCAGGGTGGCGAGCGGGAGCAGCGGTGCGAGCCCGTCGCCGCGCGCGACGAACCAGAGCGGGGCGACGTACGCCAGCGCGAGCATCGCGAGGTACTCCGCGCGGGCGAACTGGTAGCCGAACCGGACGGCGAGCGTGCGCTTGCCGGTCGAGGCGTCCTCTTCGCGGTCGCGGAGGTTGTTGACGACGAGGATGTTCGTCGAGAGCGCGGCGATCGGGAGGCTGGCGACGACCGCCGCGACCGCGACCGTCCCGTCCGGGATCCCGACGGGGAACGGCGCGGAGAGGAGCGCGGCGGCCTGGACGTAGTAGGTCCCGGTCACCGCGATCACGCCGAAGAAGACGAACACGAAGAGGTCGCCGAGCCCGTGGTATCCCAGCGGGTAGGGGCCACCGGTGTAGGCGATCCCGGCCGCGACGGAGGCGAGTCCGATCACGACGATCGGGACGCCGCCGACGGCGACGAGGTAGGTGCCGACGCCGATCGCGGCCGCGAAGGTGAGCCACATCGCGCGTTTCACCTCGGCCGGCTCGATGAGGCCGCTGGCGACCACGCGGGTGAACCCCTCGCGGTCGTCGGTGTCGGCCCCTTGGATCGCGTCGTAGTAGTCGTTCGCGAAGTTCGTGCCGACCTGGATCAGCGCCGCGCCGACGAGCGCCGCGAGGGCGGGAAGCGGGGCGAACACCCCGGCGTCGAGCGCCAACCCGACGCCGACGATCACCGGCGCGGCCGCGGCCGGGAGCGTCTGGGGACGGGCGGCGATCACCCACGCCCGACGGCGGGTCACCTCGGTACTCATTGCCTCCGATTGGTGCGTGTCGTCCCTTAACCTTGCCATCGCGGACCGAAGCAGATCGCTGCGGGGCGACCGAGAGTGTCATGGACCGACAGGTTCGACATTACGGAGTCCGTATCGATAGTATGACCGACACGGAGTCCGCGTCGGCGAACGGCGTCGCGGCGCGGTACGAGGAGACCGACGACGAGCGCCGGCTCACCTTCTCGCGGGACGGCCGCGAGGCGACCGTCGCGCAGAACGTCGAGGGGTACGCCATGCTGAAGGTCCGTCCCGGTCCCGACGGCGACGAACTGGAGCGGTACTACGGGTTCGACATGGCGCTCGACCACGCCGCGGAGCTGCTCGGAGTCGCCGTTCCGGACCTTCCGGTGCCGGACGCGGCCGCCGACATGGGAATGTAGCCGCGCCGCCCACGCCTCGACGCCGACTAACCAGCAACATAGTCCGCTATTCGGAACGCGAGCCGAACGGCTTCGTCACCGTCTCGAACGAGGTCCCGGACGCGTGTTCAACGGGTAGGGGGCGTGACGCGACGGACGAACCCCGTGTGAATATCTTTCACTACTGAAAATAAATAACTATAGAGCATCATAGTCGCGGCTGAATATTCTCAATAGCCATATCTGTTTATGAGTGGGACCGGTGAAGGCGTGTATGGAGCGAAGACAGTTCCTGCGCGGCACCGGCGCGGCGATCGGCGGTTCGCTGCTCGCCGGCTGCGCGGGGAACGGTGGCGGATCGGGGACGGTGACGGTCGACTACGCGTACTACAACCCGGTCAGCCTCGTGTTGCGCGAGAAGGGCTGGCTCGAAGAGGCGTTCGCTGACGCCGGCACCGACGTCGAGTGGGTGTTGAGCCTCGGGAGCAATCAGGCGAACGAGTACGCGCAGAGCGGCGAGGCCGACGTCTCCTCGACCGCGGGGATCGCGGCGCTGATGGCCCGCACGAACGGCGTCCCGATCACGACGCCGTACGTCTACTCGGAGCCGGAGTGGACCGCGCTCGTCACCTTCGAGGAGACCGGCATCGGATCGGTCGAGGACCTCGAAGGGAGCCGCGTCGCCGCCACCCGCGGCACCGACCCGTACTTCTTCCTGCTTCAGGCGCTCGACGACGCCGGACTGAGCGAGGAGGACGTCGAGGTCGTCAACCTCCAGCACCCGGAGGGGCAGTCCGCCCTGGTCCGCGGCGAAGTCGACGCGTGGGCGGGTCTCGACCCCCACATGGCGGAGCTGGAGCTCGAACACGACGGCGCGGAGCTGTTCTTCCGCGAGCCGCGGTACAACACCTACGGCTTCCTCAACTTCCTCGACGGCTTCCTCGCCGACCGCCCCGAGGACGCACGCCGGGTGATCGAGACGTACGAGCGCGGCCGCGAGTGGGCGATCGAGAACCCCGAGGAGACGGCGGGGATCCTCGCGGACGCCTCGGAGATGTCGGAGCCGGTCGCAGAGCGCGTGTTCACGCAGCGGAACGACCTCTCGCGGCCGATTCCGGGCGACCCGCACCGCGAACTGCTCACGAACCTCTTGCCGATACTCGAACGCGAGGGGCTCGTGACCGAGGACGCCGACCCGGCCGGGCACGTCGACGAGCTGATCGACGCCGAGTTCGCGAGCGAGGTCGTCTGAGATGGCCACCGACGCCCGAACCGAGCCGCGAACGATCGGTCCGGTCGCGGTCCCCTCGGCGGACCGGTTCCGCCCGCTGCTCGGGCTCGTCGTCCCGGCGGCGCTCGTCGTCGGCTGGCACGTCGTCGTGGCGACCGGCGTCATCGCGGCCTACCAGCTTCCGACCCCGCTGCGCGTCGCCGAGACGCTGTACGGGATGGCCGCCTCGGGCGAGCTGTTGGGTCACGTCGCGATCACGGTCCAGCGCGTCTTCCTCGGCGCGGGCCTCGGGATCGCCGTCGGGACCGTCTTCGGAACGGCCACGGGGCTCTCGCGGACGGCCAGCGACCTGCTCGACCCGCTCTTACAGAGCCTGAAGAACATCCCGTCGCTGGCGTGGGTGCCGCTGTTCCTGCTGTGGTTCGGCATCGGAGAGAGCGCGAAGGTGCTACTGATCGCGGTCGGCGCGTTCTTCCCCGTGTACCTCAACCTCTCGACGGGCATCGCGGCGGTCGACGAGGAGCTGCTGGAGGTCGCGGAGGTGTACGACCTCGGCCGCGTCGAGTCGCTGCGCCGGGTCGTGTTCCCGGCGGCGCTCCCGAGCCTGCTCGTCGGGATCCGCGGCGGCGTCGGGCTGGCGTGGATGTTCGTCGTCGCCGCCGAACTGATCGCGGCGAGCCAGGGGATCGGGTTCCTGCTGAGCGACGGGCGGACCCTCGCGCGGCCCGACATCATCGTCGGCTCGATCCTGCTCTTCGCGTTCCTCGGCAACTGCTCCGACGTCGCGGTGAAGGAGGTGAGAGACCGTGTCGTCGGGCGCTGATCCCGACGCCGCGTCGTCGGCCGCTGACGCCGACGCCGCGTCGCCGACCGCGGACCCAGTCCTCGCGGTCGACGGCCTCCGGAAGCGGTACGACGACACGGTCGCGCTCGACGGCGTCGACCTCGCGGTCGCGGACGGCGAGTTTGTCGCGGTCGTCGGCCCCTCCGGCTGCGGGAAGTCGACGCTGCTCCGCGTGCTCTCCGGCCTCGAACCGGAGTTCGCCGGGAGCGTCGCGGTCGACGGCACCGACGTCCGCGACGGCGGCAGCGACGACGTCGGGATGGTGTTCCAGCAGCCGCGGCTGCTCGACTGGGCCGACGTGCGCGAGAACGTCGCGGTCGGGCTCCCGGCCGACGTCGACCCCGACTCGCCGGCCGCCCGCGAGCGCGTCGACGAACTGATCGAGACCGTCGGACTCGACGGGTTCGCCGAGAGCCACCCGGACGAGCTCTCCGGGGGGATGGCCCAGCGCGTGTCGCTCGCGCGGGGGCTGGCGTACGACCCCTCCGTGCTGCTGCTCGACGAGCCGTTCTCGGCGCTCGACCGGCTGACGAAGGCGGACCAGCAGGACCACCTGCTCGACGTGTGGGAAGAGCGGGGGACGACCGTGGCCCTCGTCACCCACGACGTCGAGGAGGCGGTGTACCTCGCGGACCGCGTCGTCGTCCTCGGCGGCCAACCCGGAACGGTCGAGGCCGTCGTCGACGTCGACATCGACCGCCCCCGCGAGCGGGCGGACCCCGACCTCGTCGCCCTCCGGCGCGACGTGACGGACGCGCTCGGGCGGTAGCGGCGCTTCCGCCCCGCCGACTCGGTCACCTTCGGGAGTCGGAATCAGACTCCCGTGCGGTCCGGGATCCATCGCCGTGCGGGTCGCTGGCTCGCCGCGCGCGAACCGCGGGTCGCCCGCAGACCGAACGAAACGAACGTCGATCTCCCTTATCAACTCGCTTCCGAATCGGAATACGCTCGTCGTCCCCGGTGTGTGTATTACCTCCTTAAGGTGTATTGACACCACCGCAGTCATGCGATCTCTCGCTCGCGGTTCGTCTCGCTCTCGACTGCCGGTCGACTCCGATTTTGCGATCGTCCAAACCGTTAAGTACTCGACCGTCTTGTCGTGAAGCGATGACAGACATCACGGAGGCTTCGTCGGACACCCCGGCGGATCGAGTTCTTCCA belongs to Halorubrum sp. DM2 and includes:
- a CDS encoding halocyanin domain-containing protein, with translation MRDSSRRALLAAAGTAGATALAGCAGAVLPGSGGDAAGESADERVDRTGEATVEVAVGADGGFAYAPAHVRVDAGTTVRWEWTGEGGGHNVYAVDGSFESELVAEEGYTYEREFEASGTHEYVCTPHQTRGMRGSVEVVSASDD
- a CDS encoding DUF5799 family protein, giving the protein MSEWTDAIVGERMTVDNQFNERVAASRFSSQEWGLIMTATDFEIENADDPESARVVADTSSLPAIMPELENLRSQMAGMGGAPGGAEGGNSGGGLVDSIKGALGLGGGGGSGGASDEELEAAERLVQEYADELQAHLEEVGKWEQVRVAYQE
- a CDS encoding ABC transporter ATP-binding protein — protein: MSSGADPDAASSAADADAASPTADPVLAVDGLRKRYDDTVALDGVDLAVADGEFVAVVGPSGCGKSTLLRVLSGLEPEFAGSVAVDGTDVRDGGSDDVGMVFQQPRLLDWADVRENVAVGLPADVDPDSPAARERVDELIETVGLDGFAESHPDELSGGMAQRVSLARGLAYDPSVLLLDEPFSALDRLTKADQQDHLLDVWEERGTTVALVTHDVEEAVYLADRVVVLGGQPGTVEAVVDVDIDRPRERADPDLVALRRDVTDALGR
- a CDS encoding aminoglycoside phosphotransferase family protein translates to MDAVGSEPISRALSAAFPDRIPDRLTGVGPSWNGANETVGVTFADGGRAFLKVALVDESRRIARERAVLRYVDAHSPIPVPEVLAADPDGDPAYLATAPARGRELLGVYEAAIDDERERLLRRVGSALAALHADRFARHGEIVGAGTGTGTAAAGEVAEGEVAKGDAAASDAAGGRDPPTGLSVEFAPWTDVLLATIERTREIGTSERLADHYDAVTDCVRANRDLLDGAPAALLHGDVAKPNLFVTADGSDATGDDGAVGVGGTGVSPIDWELSHVGDPARDLVRAEDQLLNGFDSTGPDRFAAALREGYRERAGGLPAGFERRRPVYEAVRMLGRSGFVDQWATYLDEPVDELVERADRELQARLDAV
- a CDS encoding 1,4-dihydroxy-2-naphthoate polyprenyltransferase, which codes for MSTEVTRRRAWVIAARPQTLPAAAAPVIVGVGLALDAGVFAPLPALAALVGAALIQVGTNFANDYYDAIQGADTDDREGFTRVVASGLIEPAEVKRAMWLTFAAAIGVGTYLVAVGGVPIVVIGLASVAAGIAYTGGPYPLGYHGLGDLFVFVFFGVIAVTGTYYVQAAALLSAPFPVGIPDGTVAVAAVVASLPIAALSTNILVVNNLRDREEDASTGKRTLAVRFGYQFARAEYLAMLALAYVAPLWFVARGDGLAPLLPLATLPLAAAVARTVLTETSGEALNPALESTGKLLAAYAVAFAVGLAV
- a CDS encoding aldo/keto reductase; this translates as MPPLDLSIGLGTSGLDDPETCTDTVAAALDAGYRHVDTAQMYDNEAAVGEGIAASDVDRDDVVVATKVHPENLAPGDVRETARESLDRLGLDRVDLLYVHWPIRAYDTEATLPAFDDLRDAGVTDHVGVSNFTPDLLREADETLDAPIAAHQVECHPRFQQRELRALADEFDHRLVGYSPLGRGETLDDPEVAAIAERNDCSPAVVALAWAFDRGIVPIPKARGDHVRENLRAVDVDLPEAALDAVDALDPGDRQIDPDDAAWNR
- a CDS encoding o-succinylbenzoate synthase, whose amino-acid sequence is MTDDRPRRGNASLTVRHRPFELNLTRPLGTAHGDIRSRDGFVVAVERERDEATAVGVGEATPLPGWTESRETCAAALNRLSDSDGDGAAGDSLDALAHERVDALDAEATPAARHGVSLALADAAARGSGDRLADRLAAEADLDATPADAVPVNATVGDGDPTETAGEARRAVEEGFDCLKLKVGVRSVDADVERVRAVREAVGNGVALRVDANGAWDRTTARRALDALAAFDLAYVEQPLPADDLEGLAALREDDPSSRVPIAVDESVAAHGVDAVLEADAADVAVLKPMALGGPDRALAAALRARSAGVEPVVTTTIDAVVARTAAVHVAAAIPDVSPCGLATGSLLDEDLAPDPCPVADGRMPVPSGPGLAGDAFDELRRS
- a CDS encoding ABC transporter permease codes for the protein MATDARTEPRTIGPVAVPSADRFRPLLGLVVPAALVVGWHVVVATGVIAAYQLPTPLRVAETLYGMAASGELLGHVAITVQRVFLGAGLGIAVGTVFGTATGLSRTASDLLDPLLQSLKNIPSLAWVPLFLLWFGIGESAKVLLIAVGAFFPVYLNLSTGIAAVDEELLEVAEVYDLGRVESLRRVVFPAALPSLLVGIRGGVGLAWMFVVAAELIAASQGIGFLLSDGRTLARPDIIVGSILLFAFLGNCSDVAVKEVRDRVVGR
- a CDS encoding aliphatic sulfonate ABC transporter substrate-binding protein; translation: MERRQFLRGTGAAIGGSLLAGCAGNGGGSGTVTVDYAYYNPVSLVLREKGWLEEAFADAGTDVEWVLSLGSNQANEYAQSGEADVSSTAGIAALMARTNGVPITTPYVYSEPEWTALVTFEETGIGSVEDLEGSRVAATRGTDPYFFLLQALDDAGLSEEDVEVVNLQHPEGQSALVRGEVDAWAGLDPHMAELELEHDGAELFFREPRYNTYGFLNFLDGFLADRPEDARRVIETYERGREWAIENPEETAGILADASEMSEPVAERVFTQRNDLSRPIPGDPHRELLTNLLPILEREGLVTEDADPAGHVDELIDAEFASEVV